The proteins below come from a single Bacteroidota bacterium genomic window:
- a CDS encoding ferritin-like domain-containing protein produces MKKMKTLQDLFVEQLRDMYYAEKQLLKAIPKMVKKASSETLKSALENHLQETENQVERLDQVFEKLEMTARGKTCPAMDGIIEEAKELMNEDAEPTVMDAGIIAATQKVEHYEIATYGTLRTFADTLGYTNISKLLQATLDEELATDKKLTKIAQTINVEAMEPASSTGTGTGKKH; encoded by the coding sequence ATGAAAAAAATGAAAACTTTACAGGATCTGTTTGTAGAACAGTTAAGAGACATGTATTATGCTGAAAAACAATTGCTAAAGGCTATTCCAAAAATGGTTAAAAAAGCAAGTTCTGAAACTTTAAAAAGCGCTCTTGAAAACCATCTTCAGGAAACAGAAAACCAAGTAGAAAGGCTTGATCAAGTTTTCGAAAAATTAGAAATGACAGCAAGGGGAAAAACTTGTCCTGCAATGGATGGAATTATTGAAGAGGCAAAAGAATTAATGAACGAAGATGCAGAACCAACTGTTATGGATGCTGGAATAATTGCTGCTACGCAAAAAGTTGAACATTATGAAATAGCCACTTATGGCACACTAAGAACTTTTGCTGACACTTTAGGTTATACTAATATTTCAAAGCTTTTGCAAGCAACATTGGATGAAGAATTAGCAACGGACAAAAAGCTGACGAAAATTGCCCAAACAATTAATGTAGAAGCAATGGAGCCTGCATCAAGCACAGGAACAGGAACGGGAAAAAAACATTAA